A region from the Antennarius striatus isolate MH-2024 chromosome 22, ASM4005453v1, whole genome shotgun sequence genome encodes:
- the LOC137589682 gene encoding organic cation/carnitine transporter 2-like: MKTYEESIAFLGQWGRLQKIAFFLLSVSLVPNGLCVFSIVFVGAKMSHHCLIPEVDLTEDWLNATIPIKVVDGKQELSQCSRFRLDVIRNLSARGLAPGRDVNLTDVEQEGCVDGWSYSRDIYQSTVVSEFDLVCSEQWKQPFTSTIFLLGVLFGSLISGQISDRFGRKPVLIATMITQEVFNIVQTFSPTWTVFCVLFFITGFSHTSNYVAAFVLGAEILSGHVRVMFLSLALNCGFSSGYMLLSLVAYFIRDWKHLLFVSSIPGLILIPIWWLIPESPRWLLSVGRVEEAEATVRKIAKFNKVEAPVIIFHDYITQVKTKTLPKKHYNIFHLVKTRNIRDTTITVCLVWFSMRIGYYGLSLNTSQLHADPYISSFLCAAVEIPAHVSIWLALKYMTRRMTVICILVTGSLSLFSIQLIPQSLSYIAVALEMLGKFSISAGSDLMYIYTAELYPTTIRNTATGTCSTVARVGSCLAPFVLSLSVYYKYVPHIAFGTMGILSAFAAFFLPETFGQHLPQTIKEMRKRERGRHSESISSI, from the exons ATGAAGACTTATGAGGAAAGCATAGCATTTTTGGGTCAATGGGGACGTCTACAGAAGATTGCcttcttccttctctctgtcAGCCTCGTGCCAAATGGATTATGTGTTTTTTCGATTGTCTTTGTGGGGGCCAAGATGAGCCATCACTGCCTGATTCCTGAAGTTGACCTCACTGAAGATTGGCTCAATGCAACCATACCAATAAAG GTGGTGGACGGGAAGCAGGAGCTGAGCCAATGCAGCAGGTTCAGGCTTGATGTGATCAGAAATCTCTCAGCTCGGGGACTCGCTCCTGGCAGAGACGTCAACCTCACAGACGTGGAGCAGGAGGGCTGTGTAGACGGGTGGAGCTACAGCAGGGACATCTACCAATCCACCGTTGTCTCTGAG TTTGACCTGGTGTGCAGTGAACAGTGGAAGCAGCCATTCACCTCAACAATTTTCTTACTGGGAGTCCTGTTTGGGTCTCTCATCTCAGGACAGATCTCGGACAG ATTTGGAAGAAAACCTGTTCTAATTGCAACAATGATCACTCAGGAAGTTTTCAACattgttcaaacattttcaccCACGTGGACGGTGTTCTGTgttctcttcttcatcaccgGGTTTTCACACACTTCTAATTATGTAGCTGCTTTTGTGCTGG GTGCTGAGATCTTAAGCGGTCATGTCCGGGTCATGTTCCTATCTTTGGCTTTAAATTGTGGATTTTCATCTGGCTACATGTTGCTGTCTCTCGTTGCTTATTTCATAAGAGATtggaaacatctgctgtttgtcaGCTCAATTCCTGGTTTAATACTCATCCCCATCTGGTG GTTAATCCCAGAGTCTCCTCGATGGCTACTCTCTGTGGGAAGAGTGGAAGAAGCGGAGGCTACAGTCAGAAAGATTGCTAAGTTCAACAAAGTTGAGGCTCCTGTCATCATCTTTCACGATTACATTACACAAGTAA AAACAAAGACACTCCCTAAAAAACACTATAACATCTTCCACCTGGTGAAAACAAGAAATATAAGAGACACGACAATCACTGTGTGTCTGGTGTG GTTCAGTATGAGGATTGGATATTATGGTCTTTCGTTGAATACCTCCCAGCTTCACGCTGACCCCTACATCAGCAGCTTCCTCTGTGCAGCAGTGGAGATACCAGCACATGTCAGCATATGGCTCGCGCTGAAATACATGACACGACGAATGACTGTCATCTGCATCCTGGTCACTGGATCACTGTCACTGTTCTCTATTCAGCTGATACCTCAAA GTTTATCCTATATTGCTGTTGCATTGGAGATGCTGGGTAAATTTTCCATCTCAGCTGGTTCAGACCTGATGTATATCTACACAGCAGAGCTTTACCCGACCACCATCAGGAACACAGCGACAGGAACCTGCAGCACAGTGGCCAGAGTGGGAAGCTGCCTCGCACCTTTTGTGTTAAGCCTTA GTGTGTACTATAAGTATGTACCTCACATTGCGTTCGGGACCATGGGTATCTTGTCTGCCTTTGCTGCTTTCTTCCTGCCAGAGACTTTTGGACAACATCTCCCTCAAACAATTAAAGAGATGCGTAAGAGAGAAAG
- the LOC137589683 gene encoding serine/threonine-protein kinase pim-3-like, with amino-acid sequence MEEVHQTTRTSVLQDRANDKTEDKQLPESAAGGTMSLPSSSSKGDFENKYLQLQMIMKGGFGCVYAGSRKSDDLPHINGKTYVVPTEVLIMNRVAGGEERMGKCAAVSLLDWYDLEDGFYLVMERPVPCVDLFTYTAIGLNEQEAKPPPAHHLLPAEKHLQRLTAVTQRLHRETEVLLHAPCHQGVIMKQLVAAANEIHSQGVFHRDIKMENVLVEIGSEAPRVRLIDFGSSVQVRAEPFQTLEGTTSFFPPEYFVMKAYRAGPTTVWQLGAVLYEMLDNTLEFSTYRFLLKPHKFREQIGRLKVSQDCQHFLRKCLTLDPQERSTLEELLVHPWIH; translated from the exons ATGGAGGAGGTCCATCAGACAACAAGGACTTCTGTCTTGCAAGACAGAGCGAATGACAAGACAGAAGACAAGCAGCTCCCAGAATCCGCTGCTGGGGGGACCATGTCcctccccagcagcagcagcaaag GCGACTTTGAGAACAAGTATCTGCAGCTTCAGATGATCATGAAGGGAGGCTTTGGATGTGTTTATGCTGGGAGCAGGAAGTCTGATGATCTGCCT CATATAAATGGGAAGACATACGTGGTCCCCACTGAGGTGCTAATCATGAACAGAGTAGCcggtggagaggagaggatggggAAATGTGCAGCTGTGTCACTGCTGGACTGGTATGACCTGGAGGATGGGTTCTACCTTGTCATGGAGAGACCTGTTCCCTGTGTCGACCTCTTTACGTACACGGCCATTGGCTTGAACGAACAGGAAGCTAAG ccaccccctgcacaccaccttctcccagcagagaagcaccttcagcggctgACTGCTGtgacacagcgcctccacagagagactgaggtcctccttcatgccccgtgccatcagggg GTCATCATGAAGCAGCTTGTAGCTGCGGCCAATGAGATCCACTCTCAGGGCGTCTTCCACCGAGATATCAAAATGGAGAACGTTCTGGTTGAAATTGGATCAGAAGCCCCTCGAGTTCGGCTCATTGATTTTGGAAGTAGTGTCCAAGTGAGGGCAGAACCTTTCCAAACTCTAGAAG GAACTACAAGTTTCTTCCCCCCTGAGTATTTTGTCATGAAGGCCTACAGAGCCGGACCCACCACCGTCTGGCAACTCGGTGCTGTTCTCTATGAAATGTTGGACAACACGCTTGAGTTCTCCACCTATCGGTTCCTCCTCAAACCACACAAGTTCAGGGAGCAGATTGGACGGCTTAAAGTGAGCCAAG ACTGCCAGCATTTCCTGAGGAAGTGTTTAACATTAGATCCTCAGGAACGTTCCACCCTGGAGGAACTGCTGGTGCACCCGTGGATCCACTAA